In one Myxocyprinus asiaticus isolate MX2 ecotype Aquarium Trade chromosome 1, UBuf_Myxa_2, whole genome shotgun sequence genomic region, the following are encoded:
- the LOC127448471 gene encoding cap-specific mRNA (nucleoside-2'-O-)-methyltransferase 2-like, translating to MKRGQGVRKRLPPEKAEAPETSDEEILAEVHQLFSKVRGYVPPSGGQWTLPDPNVVLCDPPVSHPRLQALKQSLNEVKNQLSDKDLSIWHQHTCSTNRAGTITAHLRSTANAELCTQAWAKFYEILGSFKLLPDSALMSGELNSIHLCEAPGAFISALNHFLKTSGLHCDWNWIANTLNPYYEANGRGCTITDDRLIVHTLPWWFFGSDNTGDIMLQKHLLELPRFVSNMRSVDLVTADGSFDCQGDPGEQESLVAPLQYCEAVCALLLLGTGGSFVLKMFTLFEHSSVCLLYLLACCFRSVNVFKPGTSKSGNSELYVVCLDYQAKESIRPLLSKLIRNYGPDLASTTALFTHRCIPHSFLSQHEEICSFFHALQVHTIQENLRLFACMSVEQRRQLDQLRVCAAEFYTKRFNVQFLPRKNWVCRGGVAGWVKPYERKQMGSFNQRKEMQLQGWKQRLAQGTYGAFIEGHLVGTEGCEIVLSGPLNECDLGAWFVLEGAALPKVCSSTFCDQELLDFLNEALEKNPKGKAAVPACRSCSTYSPVDILSEICSHPDVTSCLVLGSRSWCDITLVRVTIQPEFLQGPSYCEVQDSTLHDGQPDCQLELLNSLLCALQKQHHGSALVIPLCSALTRFTAGLVFTLHLCFHYITFRCSSGWPPAALLCMGFSRPSALPQLLDILQDVMEKMKRIKLEQGRQLLQFVPLEELLRGPLPRFLSSFNTTVVRQQLHVLMQTE from the coding sequence ATGAAGAGGGGCCAGGGAGTGAGAAAAAGATTGCCACCAGAGAAGGCAGAAGCCCCTGAAACTTCTGATGAGGAGATACTTGCAGAGGTGCACCAACTCTTCAGCAAGGTTAGAGGGTATGTTCCCCCCTCTGGAGGACAGTGGACCTTGCCAGACCCAAATGTGGTGCTCTGTGATCCTCCTGTAAGTCACCCACGTTTGCAAGCTCTGAAACAATCACTTAATGAGGTGAAGAATCAACTCAGTGATAAAGACCTCTCGATATGGCACCAGCATACTTGTTCCACCAACCGAGCAGGTACCATTACAGCCCATCTTCGCTCCACTGCCAATGCAGAACTCTGCACACAGGCTTGGGCCAAGTTCTACGAGATCTTAGGCTCTTTTAAACTTTTACCTGACAGTGCATTAATGAGTGGTGAGTTGAACTCCATACACCTCTGTGAAGCTCCTGGAGCCTTCATATCAGCTCTGAATCACTTCCTTAAGACGAGCGGCTTGCACTGTGACTGGAACTGGATTGCAAACACACTAAATCCATACTACGAAGCCAACGGACGTGGTTGCACTATAACGGATGACAGATTAATTGTACACACTCTGCCTTGGTGGTTCTTTGGATCTGACAACACAGGTGACATAATGCTTCAGAAGCATCTGCTGGAGCTACCGAGATTTGTCAGTAACATGCGCAGTGTAGATTTGGTTACGGCAGATGGAAGCTTTGACTGTCAGGGTGACCCAGGGGAGCAGGAGAGCTTAGTTGCTCCGCTACAATATTGTGAAGCAGTTTGTGCACTGCTGCTGTTGGGGACCGGCGGCTCATTTGTTCTGAAGATGTTCACGCTATTTGAACACTCATCAGTCTGTCTACTCTATCTCCTTGCTTGCTGCTTCCGTTCCGTGAATGTCTTCAAGCCAGGCACCAGCAAATCTGGAAATTCAGAACTTTATGTTGTGTGTTTGGACTATCAGGCCAAAGAATCAATACGGCCATTGCTCTCAAAGTTAATCCGTAATTATGGACCAGACTTGGCATCCACAACAGCGCTCTTTACACATCGCTGCATTCCACACTCATTTCTCAGTCAACATGAAGAAATATGCAGTTTTTTCCATGCATTGCAAGTTCACACAATTCAGGAGAATCTCAGGCTTTTTGCATGTATGAGTGTAGAACAGCGCAGGCAATTGGACCAGCTCAGGGTGTGTGCTGCCGAGTTTTATACGAAACGCTTCAATGTCCAATTTCTTCCTCGAAAGAACTGGGTTTGCCGCGGTGGGGTGGCCGGATGGGTAAAGCCGTATGAGCGAAAGCAAATGGGCTCTTTCAATCAGCGCAAGGAGATGCAGCTTCAGGGATGGAAGCAGCGACTTGCCCAAGGAACTTATGGGGCGTTTATAGAGGGGCATCTTGTGGGGACAGAAGGATGTGAGATTGTACTTAGTGGCCCATTGAATGAGTGTGATTTGGGAGCCTGGTTTGTCCTCGAAGGAGCTGCCTTGCCAAAAGTGTGTAGTTCCACCTTCTGTGATCAAGAATTGCTAGACTTCCTGAATGAAGCCCTAGAGAAGAACCCGAAGGGAAAAGCAGCTGTGCCAGCATGTAGGTCCTGCAGCACATACTCCCCTGTAGACATCTTATCTGAGATATGCAGCCATCCTGATGTCACATCATGTTTGGTGCTGGGAAGCCGGTCTTGGTGTGACATCACACTTGTAAGAGTAACGATTCAGCCAGAATTCTTGCAAGGACCCTCATATTGTGAAGTGCAAGACTCCACATTGCACGATGGACAACCAGACTGTCAACTTGAGCTTCTGAACAGTTTgctttgtgctctgcagaagcaGCATCATGGTTCAGCCCTGGTGATTCCTTTATGTTCCGCCTTAACGCGCTTCACTGCTGGCCTGGTTTTCACACTCCACCTGTGCTTCCATTACATCACATTCCGTTGCTCATCTGGTTGGCCCCCTGCTGCACTTCTGTGTATGGGATTCTCTCGGCCTTCAGCCCTACCCCAGCTTCTGGACATCCTTCAGGACGTGATGGAGAAGATGAAGAGAATTAAACTTGAACAGGGGAGGCAGCTCCTGCAGTTTGTACCTTTGGAAGAACTTCTCAGAGGTCCATTACCTCGCTTCTTGTCCTCCTTCAATACTACTGTTGTTCGACAGCAGCTGCATGTGCTAATGCAGACTGAATAG